Within Puntigrus tetrazona isolate hp1 chromosome 17, ASM1883169v1, whole genome shotgun sequence, the genomic segment TAAATTTCACTCTCCAATTCCTGTGAAGTGCTATTTTAGTTCCTGTGCTGTTCTTCATATCACACCCCTGATATAAAGTGTCAAATATACCATTTTAACATCATATtgcaaaaacaatacataagTGTAATATTCAACAATAGGTTGTTTATAAACAGTGATTCAAACATATAGTGTCTGAACATACCGGCATGACACAAACATCATAAGCGAGTGTGAAGAGTATTTTGTGTGAAGCTCACAGCTCTTCTTGTCTGATTACACAGAACATGCAAGTCAGTGTAGCATCTTTACTGCTAGAGACATCAGAAATAGAATCTACAGCTGGGTCTGTTACCAAAGCAAACCCTTTGTTGCCACGGTGGTCAAGCACAAATCACTAGACACAAAGGTAggaattatttttatgattaaattatCTTACGTGGCTCAGTTCCAGGGCAGTTTCTAAAATTCAAAGAGCACGGGACGAATAATTGCTCCATACAACGGACTTGCTCAGTCatgcttaaagggttagttcatccaaaaatgtaaattctgtgattaattactcaacttcatgttgttccaaacccctATAACTCATGAGAAGCAAGTCCTTTGTAAGACATCTTCAGAattcaaattaagatatttttaatgaaatacgCTAGCTTTCTGAACCTGCACAGACAGCAACGCACCTACCACGAtgaaggcccagaaaggtagtaaggacattgctaaaatagtccatgtgacatcagtggttcaaacaTAATGTTTGTAAACAAGGCCAGCTCCCGTCTCTGCGGCATCATGTGCATCTGTGTTTGTACTGACTACGTTTCTGGCCCTTGAACGTGTCAAccgcattgctgtctatgcagggtcagaaagctcttggatttaaTTGAAAATACCCTCATTTGTGTTCTGGAGATGAATGAATGTCttaaaggtttggaacgacatgggggtgagtaataAATCACACGTTTTTTACaaggtagttcacccaaatataaCTTCTTATGCCGCTGAAATATTGTGTACAGCCTTGAACTACTTCACAAAAACTACTAAGGCCTTGTTCTCAAgaacatgttttcatttttttctcttcggTTTGGCCTTCCATCCACGCAGAGACGGTggattttaaataaaggaaaacaGAGCTTTTAGGAAACACTCTCCAAAGTGGATGcatttgaaaatgacatttttgcacTGTAGTTGTGGACTTCTGAAAACAATAACGCAAAAATCAGTGACGTAACATTTTACCAATAGATATCTGTTTATACCGATATTGTACCTACTGTATGCtatttactttaacactattgcCACAGGTATGTTACCTACTACATTCATCACAGTCCTGCAAATATGACAGAAAATGTACTCACGGTTGCTGTCTGCAAAAATTATGACTATGCAAAACATGAGGGCAGTTGCGTTTTAGATCAGGCATACGCTCATGAGTAAGCGCGACTTGGACACGTTAGTAAATGgtttaatattatcattattaaaatggtCCTGCCAGAAGAACTgcacaaaaaatgtttcatgtctGTTCTGTATGTATTGCCTAGAAAAGCAAATTTAACGTTTTCTGACGTTTCAGCGCGGATGAGGAACTTTTGGAAAACGCTTGAAAACACTAATATGGATGGAGACATATTTGTGAAGTAATAATGAGAGCTGACgaacacacatctctctcttacgcacacactcactttgAAGACCAGCAGGATGAAGATCAGCAGGAGGATGATCTGAACACTGATAACAAACAGCTGTGAGAAGAGGTGTGCCAGCATGGTCTCCAGAGAACTTACGCCTTTAGAGACACGCACACAAAGAaacatatattcacatacaTCAGTGACATGCTAACCAAACTATTCTGCTCATGTTTTCAGCTGCTGCGGGTGATCAGCTCCCCCTACTGATAAATCTCTAAAACAGCAAGTCTTGATAAAAAGggtgcaattaaataaatatgctcaCTTGTTCCGATCTAAAGGTTTAGAGCTAAACATTATTTGTGTAAATAGTCATCACTTCTCGTCCAGTTCTAAGTTTTGCGTTTTGAATAAGACAGCTCTTATTTACCTGGTTTGTGGGTGGTAAGAAAACAAGACAGGAGTTTATGCTGAAATGCTGCCATGATTCTTATGTGAATTTATTCCTAAATCAAATGATGGCCATCTGGTTTACGTGAGCTGTCTCACCTGCCACCCAGCACCTGTCCAGTAGCCCCTCCTTTCTTTCTAACACAAAGGACAGAGCAGTCAACCCCACTGCCAGGTAAAATGTGATGCTAAAAAGAGGAGATAAATTATATTGAAAAGAGGTCCGTCATGACGCAGTAGTATTATCAGACAGTGTAGTTATACATTTGAATGACTGTAGGCGTGTGTGTATTAATGTTGTGATTGTTGTAATTAAATGTCAGATATGTGAATGTACCGCCAAGTGTTTACCTCAAAACAGCTCCTGGTGTCACAAAAGTTGTGAAATCTGTGTTCTTATTGCCATATATAGGTTCTTCAAACTATAAAACCACGTGAAACAAGAAATAAGGAGGGTGTTTTAAGAAAGGAAGAACAAAGCGAGTTTtaagagaaaaagacaagataaagagggaaaaaaaggcaataaaatTACACTGAGGACTCAGACGTATGACTAATTTGAGCTTTGAAATACCATACTCACTTTTATAGGGACGGCCACCATGTATGATAAACTCCCCAGTTTTGCCTCGATAAAAGCCTTTTGAAAGATCAGAATAATACAGCGGAACAAGTTTATTGCATTAAAAGGAcagaaaaaagtttaaatgtttaaaactaaCCTCAAAGGCGTCATGGAGTTTCTTCTGCAGCATCAGGGCAATTTGTCTGTCTGAAATGTTGATGTGTACAAATGTTATACTGAAACAGCTTAACTCAAAATAGCTTATCTAACcgcataatatatgtaataacaaAACTTCAACTGATTAAtcataaacatgtaaaatagAAGCTCGTGGTCGTAGGCATTTATGTCCAAAGATGCATGCAAAATTGCACAGCACTGCACTGCAATTCAGCCACAGAAATAAAAGCCCGGAAGACTTAAAGGGCACCCTCTTGTGGCCGTAATATGAGGTCACGTGAAATCAAAATCTACATAATATTGTTTGAAACATAAGTGAATAACTCACTGGTCAGATCCAGCCAAACATGTACTGACCCCCCCTCAACCACATCTCTGGAGACTCTGGGCTGCAGCAtccttcacaaacacacacacacacacacacacacacaaacatataagCATACTTTAAAACATAGTTTTACTTATCTACCATTTAAGCCACAGCTGTTACATCTAACATGGGCCATGTTGAaaccagccaaaaaaaaaaatttatataaatatgtgtgacCTTCAAAAAGCTCCAGTCAGGACAGACCTGCTTTTCTCAACCTTAAAAGCACTGTGATTCACTCCCACAGCCTCTCCCAACACTCTCCCCATCAGTCGCTCTGCTGAAGTCACTGTCACCTGACATGCCATGTTGTTTACATgagtgcttgtgtttttttaggcTAAAGGGAAAACACCTCATACAGGCACTTGGATGACGTAATCAGACCCAGGGTTTATTATGAAATGGGAAAATGTTCACATGCGGTCATTTTCTTGTCCATCGTATTGGTAGGtacttgtgtttgtgtgtgtgctcagtGATGAGTGTTTCTGTCTATGAGGTAGGCGTTTGAGTTATGTGTGTGGTATCCGAGTATGCATAATTAGCTGGTTAGTAAGTGAACCCTTAATAGGAGGGCAGGGTCTAAAATTGCGTTAATGACATTTGTGACACcttaaggagaaaaaaaaacatgtttatttgcgtttgagttcatttgcagtCGCCCTCTAATCAACAAAAAAGAGACTGGACAAAAACAGGTATGTGCTTATTGTTgcagtgttaaaaaaagaatttgtaaATGAACTGGTCAAACAACTTACATGGTCCAAATGGGTTTTGTAAACATACACGATCAAATGACAGCTTATTTGACAAAGCAGCGTTTACGATCAGGATGATGAAATTTGGCATTCTTTGAtcacaacatcaaaaacaaaagttatttcaggtcaatttcataaacatttttacacaatagAGCTCACCTTTTGGTTAGATAACTGGTGAAATTCTCCCCAAACTCTATGACGCCCCAGTATTCCCCATTATAGACACCAGAAAAAGCTTCAGAATGAGACAAGCTCACCTGCAGAAAGGAAACAGGAAGCTGTACTTCAATCTTGAAAAGAACGCTGAAAATGGAACGCTTTTTCTCAACTATTTCTTAAGCTGATTTTGTTCCTCTGATTTGTTGAAGTGAAATCAAAAAAGAGGAAGTGAGAGGATCCGTGTACTTTTGCGTCCAttcgttttttttacagttgttgtattttatatgttgaaaaccaaaactgaaattaaaaccgTACACAGACATTGttctcagaaaaagaaaatattgacttctctttagatttttatgaaatgtcgtacttttattaaagcatttgaaaaatgcacaaattaatataaaaaatttagattttaatagttttcttGGCCAAATTTAATAATGCTTCTCCTGTGTGTTCAGAACTATGGAACAACGCAGACTTAatacaaatatgatttttaaaatagacaTAACAGAATCCTGGGAACTATATCATCATGAAATTATATAATGGGATATCATTTTGTCAGAATTTTGTGTGCTATCTGGGTTACGGTGCAGTATATGCTACGCCATGTTAGAGCGCTACACATGGTTTAATATAGTCTAAGCGGGAAATATAGATAgagaatatagaaatataaaaagtgatAATCTCTAGATACAGGCAGATCTGGTTCCTGAATCAAATTGCTGTTCATTGATAGTGACATCTGCATAGCCTAAATGCCGCATATGTCCCTCCTGAAACTTTGGGGCGTGCAACTGTCGCTGGTCCAATAGCATCATGACaaataaaacttattaaaaTTTTGAATGGATTAAACAAGAAAGCACACGCTctgtataataattataaagctctcattcatttaaatttatcgCAATCTCACAAAAATTCCATTATAAATCAATCAAGTGCTGCACATGACTCTCTTATTTCAATCATATTACACTTCTTTATGAGAGACTCCCAGCAACCCTCACCTAAACCCCCTGGAAGGCGATTGCGATTTCTACCAAGGGGTACCCCCGCACACCACACTGGAGCCCTGCACGGGCCTCAAATTTAGGCCCTAGCCTGGACCTGGCCCTAACTAGAGATACTCAGAGCCTAGCCCAGCCCATGCTCAAACTTATCAGAATTACCGGCCTGTCTACCATAACAGCTTATACTACTGAAGTGGAAGGGGAGGAACTGCATCACAGCTGTTTAAATCAGCAGTAAAGCTGAATTcctgtttttcatttcttgaaaaaaaaaaaaaaaaaaacaattaaaaaggaGCTGTCTTAAAGTGTTTCTACtttcaatatattaaaacaaaaaggagtGAACACTCAATTCCCAATTTTGGTTATCTAATTTCAAAAGTAAGGTCTGTTGGCTGCCAAGTACACAGACCAAATAAGAGTCTCtgtgttctttttatttatatattattttttaaaaacgaaaaaagaaaaaagtatttttgtactATTTACACAGGAtctttattttgtacattttgagtTTACCTGGTAGACACTTGTGTTGTCGAGGAAAGACAGCAGTGATTTACTATAGGCACTGGGACTGGTTTCATTATTGACCACAGCCACGTCGATGCCTTTGGGGTCTCCACCAATACACAAGCACATCAGACAGATCTGAATTACAGGCAACAAGAACTGGAAACAAAGGGACCTGAGTACAAACCAGAGGAACATACATCAAATTTTGTGCAGATTTCTGATAATCAGAGAATTCAAAACttcaaaattctaaaatttCTGAAAGACAATGGTAAGATATTATGTACATGTAAGAAAGTGTTTATTACACTTATTACTGCagtcattgatttatttagttggcttaataagaaataatatctaaaaaataaaaataaaaaaacttcgGAGTCTGTCACAGTCTGTCCAAAGGGTTCGTAAATACTTTAAGACATCATTACCCAGGCATTCTCCTCATTCGAACCATTGTCTTGATCATCAGCGCTGCAATGTTACGCCATTTTGGTATAATGTGTCTGGCACGCACTTTCCAGTCAGCTGCGGAGACACAAGAACATGTCAACACAACACCACAGTCTCAACAGTGATCAAAAGCTTtaattgtaaatacatttttgtacatttatgaaACTAgtgccattttatttcagtaaaatgggaatttctgttttagtttaacTTTCGCGTGAAGTATTTTAGAGCAAGAATTTTTTCATCTTAGTTGTACCTTTATATTTGGGTATGTCCTCTGGAGTGCTCTTTCTCAGAATGGGTTCTCTGCTTTCATCTCTCATGCTGTCTGGAGATGGGCTGCTGTCCAGCGGACGGCCCTGACGACTCTGTTTGGAGCCCATCTGATCCGAGTCCTCACAAAGTTGTAAGAACGCACTCTCTAATGTCtaatgtacacacacagatgcatttGGTTAACCAAACCATTTTGAATGTACAGTaagtacatattaaatatgagcTTGTGTTTGCATGTACTTACTGCTGCATTGTGTTGCTTCATAACAGCATCTGGGGGACCTTCAGCTAATAATCGACCATTCCTCATCAAACCCACCTAAAGAGACAGAATAACACAGTTATTGCTTATATGTTGCTTTTTTATAGCTTAGAAGACTTGCTCACCAACagatccactgcagtgaatgggtactgtcaaaataagagtccaaacagctgatacaaacaacacaataatccacaaataatcTATATGCCACCATCAATTTGCATGCTGCAAAGTGAAAGgttgtgtgtttataataaacaaatccatgaGTAAGGCAGTTTAGTTTTATACCGCCAAAACATGATGGACTGAAatcgtggattattgtgatgtttttataagctGTCATTTTGACAGCGCCTATACACTGCAGAAGATCCACTGGGAAGCAGTTGATGCAGTGTcatctccaaatctgttctgatgaaaaaaaataactaatttacatctttggatggcctgagggtgagaacattttcagcaaatgttcatttttgggttaactattattagttattaattcacatatattttcccctaagagaaatgaaaatgaacaattGGTAACTTTTGCTTCAAGCTGAGCTATTAATGTGGACAGCATGGTTCCATGATTTGGTCTTGTAGAAATTTGAGAGATATTAATGAGAGATATTTGAGTATATTTTGACTCGGCAGATGTGAGCACAGTTTGACTCTCCAAAGAACACACATGTGAGATGACCTGTGAGATGACCACAGTCTGTATTTAGGAGAAAAATCTGAGAAGCAAAAGTAAAACTAAGAGAAACAACAGAGATCTCATCATTACCTACAAGTAGAGAATGATAGCAGACAGAGTAAGGAGTGCATAGtattgttgtttaataaatacttttcacTTTTAGAAATTCACATCACTGTTCTGGGTTGGTGAGTGTACTGTAAATAAGCATGTTGTGATTATGCCTTTGGTGTCACTCTTTGTCGTTTGTGCATGTGACTCAAGAGTAATATATCAAAAGGATTTAGCAACTGTCTGGTTAACATTACACAGTCAGACAAAATTATTCACTTTGAACACAACAAACGTCATGCCCTCAAGACAAACTGGTAAAACAACACTTTGAAGaggaataaaatgaaacaatagaGTCAGCTGACTTAAATCTTTCCCAATTCTACAGCAGGAATCTCTCATCTGATGTATACCTTTTCTGacacaatatacagtaaaatatccTAATTATTCCATGAAATAAGTCTTAATACCATTAATCAGTATTGTCAAAATCTaaaaccccggtatttattttaaagaaaatgcctGCTAATTCAAACAAAGCTCacctgtacttttttttttttacaaaagctaGTTTTAAAGTTACGTAATACGCCACAGTACAAAGTACATTTGGCAAATGAGTCACGATTATAATAAGGGATTACAGAAACAAATCTGCATGAGTAAGGAGTAGAGTGGTGCGTCTGTTCAAGAAACACACCTGCCATGTCTAAGAATGACTCCTGTTAAATCATTAATCATCTGTTCTAtagctttacatttaaactgcaCATGTTTATCTTTTAACTAAGAGTGGGAGTGAATTGTGGTACAGGTTTGTCAGGTGGTCAGAACAGGAAGGTATCTTACCGTATTGGCTTGTCTGGCTTCCTCAATGTAATGCGTCGTAATAATGACAGAAACCTGTCCTCCTCTTACAATGTCTACTAGGTGCTGCCAAATCCTGTAATAGTAGAGAGTTGTAAACAGCATGAGTTATGTGCTATTTTTAATGGAACATTTGTCTTTATAAGATTGACATGTTTGCATTTGGCGGATGCTTTCATCTAAAGCAACATACCTTTAGTCTTTTATATACTCATTAATTAAACTTATGAATCCACATTTGGCATAGGATGACACAAACTATTATAAAGTGGAAAGTGTCAGGACAGAGAGGGGGTGAAACGAGATTTGAGCCGAGAGAGCTTGATGtgctgcaatttaaaaaaacacatgcaaacaggAATAGGAAAACGTCTTTATCAGTTTGATGGCAGGTGctgcaaacaaataaagaaatgctcTCGAGATGCTTATAACACAaccaaataaagcttttttttggttgtgtTGTGAGCATTTGCAGCTTTTGTGTGGTCAAATCGATGAAGTTGTAATCTTAATGtgcttttttctatttgaagtgcatttctttatttaattgtgttgTGAGCATTTGACAACTATAGTGATTTATGCTACCTCTGaaatgtttggggttagtaaaaataaaaataaaataagaaattaactTTACTTATGGAAATAATTAATGAAAGGTGACAGTAAAGAGAtctataatacaaaatatttctatttctaataaatgctgtttctttttaacttttattttatcaaagaatttagaaaaacatatatttaaatataaattatttatagcaattagaaatgtttcctgaTCGCCagatcagaatattagaatgatttctaaagtgtcatgtgacgctgaagataGACAAGCTATTTCagattgtaatatttcacaatatttcatttttacttcatttttgataaatgaATGTGGCCTTAGTGAGCATACCGACCCAAAGCTTTAGAACAGCAGTGTGCATGTGTTCAATTAACATTCCTAGAATAATACACAGTGCATATGTCAGTATTTTACAAAGCAAAGCACCCCAAAATTGTTGAAGCTTAGACAGGCTTGGCCCATAGTCTGTTATATAAGAGGATTTCAGCAGGGTTCAACT encodes:
- the abch1 gene encoding ABC transporter G family member 23 isoform X2, translated to MKTDLEAGSCGAAIHCRDVCRSYGKLKVLNNLNLTVPQGQIYGLLGPSGCGKTTLLKCIVGTLKISHGHITVLGKPPAFPGHEVPGRMVGYMPQDIALYNEFTISNTLWFYGRIHGLSSKETEARMNFLIDFLDLPQKNSLVRNLSGGQRRRVSLGAALLQNPQLLILDEPTVGVDPVLRAKIWQHLVDIVRGGQVSVIITTHYIEEARQANTVGLMRNGRLLAEGPPDAVMKQHNAATLESAFLQLCEDSDQMGSKQSRQGRPLDSSPSPDSMRDESREPILRKSTPEDIPKYKADWKVRARHIIPKWRNIAALMIKTMVRMRRMPGSLCFQFLLPVIQICLMCLCIGGDPKGIDVAVVNNETSPSAYSKSLLSFLDNTSVYQVSLSHSEAFSGVYNGEYWGVIEFGENFTSYLTKRMLQPRVSRDVVEGGSVHVWLDLTNRQIALMLQKKLHDAFEAFIEAKLGSLSYMVAVPIKFEEPIYGNKNTDFTTFVTPGAVLSITFYLAVGLTALSFVLERKEGLLDRCWVAGVSSLETMLAHLFSQLFVISVQIILLLIFILLVFKIPNEGSLALVISLIVLQGVTGISFGLVISSAIDDEQSANQAALGIFYPNLIISGVIWPVECIPYPLRYLSLVLPQTYASEALRCIMYRGWGLSRMMVWRGFAVTLGWNTFFLILATVILKLRT
- the abch1 gene encoding ABC transporter G family member 23 isoform X1, giving the protein MSGNGTEEAPDDSTEMEQKRLESGTMKTDLEAGSCGAAIHCRDVCRSYGKLKVLNNLNLTVPQGQIYGLLGPSGCGKTTLLKCIVGTLKISHGHITVLGKPPAFPGHEVPGRMVGYMPQDIALYNEFTISNTLWFYGRIHGLSSKETEARMNFLIDFLDLPQKNSLVRNLSGGQRRRVSLGAALLQNPQLLILDEPTVGVDPVLRAKIWQHLVDIVRGGQVSVIITTHYIEEARQANTVGLMRNGRLLAEGPPDAVMKQHNAATLESAFLQLCEDSDQMGSKQSRQGRPLDSSPSPDSMRDESREPILRKSTPEDIPKYKADWKVRARHIIPKWRNIAALMIKTMVRMRRMPGSLCFQFLLPVIQICLMCLCIGGDPKGIDVAVVNNETSPSAYSKSLLSFLDNTSVYQVSLSHSEAFSGVYNGEYWGVIEFGENFTSYLTKRMLQPRVSRDVVEGGSVHVWLDLTNRQIALMLQKKLHDAFEAFIEAKLGSLSYMVAVPIKFEEPIYGNKNTDFTTFVTPGAVLSITFYLAVGLTALSFVLERKEGLLDRCWVAGVSSLETMLAHLFSQLFVISVQIILLLIFILLVFKIPNEGSLALVISLIVLQGVTGISFGLVISSAIDDEQSANQAALGIFYPNLIISGVIWPVECIPYPLRYLSLVLPQTYASEALRCIMYRGWGLSRMMVWRGFAVTLGWNTFFLILATVILKLRT